GGCTGCTTCGGCAGCTTCTTGACCTTCGACCGGCGCTTCGGGCGGGCCGGGATCATCGAGCGCATCTCCTCGAGCTTGCCGAAGCAGAGCAACCGGTCCTCGGCCTCGAGCACGTTGCGCGGCCGCGGGTTGGGGATCACCAGGGTGCCCCGGTGCAGGGTCAGGACGGTGATGTCCTTGTCGCGGAGTCCGGACTCGGCGATCGTCTTGCCGACGA
This genomic interval from Nocardioides cavernaquae contains the following:
- a CDS encoding cation:proton antiporter regulatory subunit produces the protein MRERLSVSTGYGVAELVVHGDADLVGKTIAESGLRDKDITVLTLHRGTLVIPNPRPRNVLEAEDRLLCFGKLEEMRSMIPARPKRRSKVKKLPKQPLHEA